GCGACGCCGTGGAAGTGCCGCGCCTGCGCGCCGTGGGCGTTGCGGAAGCCGGGGTCGAGGCGGATGCCCGCGCGGGCGGCGGCGTCCGCCCACTGGCGCTTGAGGTGGTCCGTGGGAGCGACGACGGTGATCCGGTCGATGACGTGGCGCGCGCGCAGTTCGGCGGCCAGTCGCAGCGCGAACGTCGTCTTGCCGGCGCCGGGCGTCGCGGCGGCGAGGAAGTCGCGCGGCATCGCCTCGAGGTAGCGCTCGAGCGCCTCGGCCTGCCAGGCGCGGAGCTTGCTCGCCGTGCCCCAGGCGGCGCGCTCGGGGAACGAGGGTGACAGGTGCTCGGCGGCCGAGGTACCGGGCAGGTGTCCGGGCGGGGTCGCTGTGCTCACTCGACGAGAATCTACCGGCACCCTCCGACCTCGTCCGAATCGACACGGGCGTCCCGGGCGCGTCCCCGTCGACGGGCCGGCACGTCGACGGATCGCGGCAGAATGGGACGCATGGTCACCCAGCAGCATCCGTGGTCGCGGTACGTGGCGATCGGCGATTCCTTCACCGAGGGCATCGGCGATCCCGAGCCCGGTGTCCCCGGCGGTCACCGCGGATGGGCCGACCGCGTCGCCGAGGTGCTGGCGCGCGGCAGCGACGACTTCGCCTATGCGAACCTCGCGATCCGCGGCCGCCTCATCCAGCAGATCATCGACGAACAGGTCGAGCCGGCCCTCGCGCTGCGTCCCGACCTCATCACCATCTCCGCGGGCGGCAACGACGTGATCCGGCCGGGCACCGACCCCGACGAGATCTCGAGCCGCTTCGAGTACGCCATCCAGCGGCTGGGTCGCGACCGGGCCACGATCGTGCTCTTCACGGGCGTCGACGTGGGCTTCTCCCCCGTCTTCCGCGGCATCCGCGGCAAGGTGGCGATCTACAACGAGAACCTCCGGTCCATCGCGGCCGCGCACGACTGCATCGTGGCCGACCAGTGGGCGCTGCACGAGATCCAGGACCAGCGCATGTGGGCGCCCGACCGACTGCACCTGAACGCGCTCGGCCATCACACGGTCGCTCGGATGGTGCTCGACGCCCTGAACGTCGAGAACGACCTCGAGCCGATGCAACCCGAGCCGCTCGAGCTCCGTCGCTGGCGGCAGGCCCGCGTCGAGGACCTCCAGTGGGCGCGCGAGTACCTGGTGCCGTGGGTCGTGCGCCGCATCCGCCACCAGTCGTCGGGCGATCTCGTTGCGCCCAAGCGCCCGGAGGCCGGGCCCTACTCGGCCGGACCCCCCACCGCGGAGCCGCGCGCCGACTGAGGGTCGAGCCCACCGGGGTTCGACAGCCGCCACCAGGTGCCCGGGTCCTCGAGGCTGCCGTCGAGCGCGAGCGGCACCTCGACGACCTCGTCGCCCGCGCGCACGGTGAGGCTGCCCGCGTCCGCGCCGTCGGTCGCGAGCGCGAGCGGGCGGGCGTCGACCTCGATCGTGATGGGCGTGTCGCTCCAGACGAGCACGGATGCCTCGCCGTCGGCCCGCGCGACCGCCCGATCGCCCCACGCCGTGGCGTAGGCGGCGAACTCGTCGCCGGCGTCGATCACGTCGACCTCGTGGAACCCGGCCGCCGTGGTGTCGAGCAGCCCGGCGATCTCGGCGTTCAGCTCGGGGTGGGTCTCGGCGCCGAGTGCGACGCCGACGAGCGTCACCGTGCGCGAGCCGATCTCGTAGTCGCCGGAGAACAGCAGGCACGCCCCGGCCTCGTCGGTCGTGCCGGTCTTGATGCCGTCGACGCCGTGGGTGCCGAGCAGCCGGTTGGTGTTCTCCACGACGCCGATCGCCGGGAGGTCGGCCGACTCCTGGGCGACGATCGATGCCAGGGCCGGATGCCGTAGGGCGAGTCGCCCGAGTTCGACCAGGTCGGCGGGCGTGCTCCGGCTGTCGGGTGAGAGCCCGCTGGTGTCGACCACGACCGTGTCGTCGAGCCCGTGGGCATCGAGCCAGGCGCGCGCGGCGGAGAGGTAGGCCTCCTCCGACCCGTACGCCCAGATGGCGAGGGACTTCGCGTAGTTGTTGGCCGAGGGCAGCATCATCGCCTCGAGGCTCTGCCGCTCGGTCAGGGTCGACCCGGCGACCACGGGGGCGGTCGAGCCGTTCTCCGCGATGGACTGCCAGTAGATCTGCACGTCCGCCGCCGTGTACGCGATGCCGGGCCCCTGCTCATCGGCGCCGAGCGGCTTCGCATCGAGCACGACGAGCGCGGTCACGACCTTGGTGATGCTCGCGATCGGCACCGGCTCGGTCTCGCCCGACGTCGCCAGGAGCCCGTCGTCGTCGAGCACGCCGATGGCGTACGCCCCCACGTCGGGGGTGTCGAGCTCGGCGGCGGGCGCCGCCTCGAACGGCGGCGACTCGACCACCGCGGCGACCTCCGGCACCTCCGCGTTCAGCGCGTTCGCGGTGTAGAGTCCGCCGGCCGTGACGGCCGCGAGGAACAGCGCGAGCCCGCCGAACACGACGATCCGGCGACGGCGGTAGACACGGCGCGAGGCCCGCGGGGATGGCGGCACCCGCGTCATCCTAGTCGGCGGCCAGTGCGTACAACGCGACCGCACCTGCGGCGGCGACGTTGAGCGAGTCGACCCCGTGCGCCATCGGGATGGTGACGACGCGGTCGGCCGCACGCAGCGCGCGACGGCTGAGGCCGTCGCCCTCGGCGCCGAGCAGGATCGCGACCCGCTCCGGCCGGTGGCGCGCGTAGTCGCGCAGCCCCACCGCGTCGTCGGCCAGCGCCAGCGCGGCCAGCTCGAACCCGCCCGCGTGGAACACCTCGCGCGCGGTGTCCCACTCCCCGATCCGGGTCCACGGCACCTGGAAGACCGTTCCCATGCTGACCCGCACGCTCCGCCGGTACAGCGGGTCCGCGCAGCGCGGCGTGACGAGCACCGCATCCGCCCCGAGCCCGGCGACGCTGCGGAACACGGCGCCGACGTTGGTGTGGTCGACGATGTCCTCGAGCACGACGACGGTGCGGGCATCCGCCAGCAGTTCCGCGGGGTCGGCGAGCGCGGGACGGTGCATCGCCGCGAGGGCGCCGCGGTGCACGCGGTACCCGGTGACCTGCTCGACGAGGGCGGATCCGGCCACGAGCACGTCGACGTCCAGCGGCGCGAGCGTCTCCTCGAGGTCGGGCAGCCACTTGCGCTCGAGCAGCACCGAGCGCGGGCGGTGGCCGGCACGGATCGCCCGCCGGATCACCTTCGCCGACTCGGCGACGTACAGCCCCTCGGCGGGCTCGCGCACGGACCGCAGCGCCACGTCGGTGAGGTCGGTGTAATCGGCGAGCAGCGGATGCCCCGTGTCGGTCAACTCCTGAACGCGCATGCCGTCCTCCCGTCGCGTGTGCCACCAGCCTGCCAGCGTCGGGAAACATTCCCGAAAACTGGGCCTGTCTAGACTGCGAGCATGGGGAGCGAGCGAGCATGAACGCCTCGATCGAGGCGCAGGGCGTACGCGACGCGGGCCTGGACGAGGCCCTCGCGCTCCTGACCGGTGCCCGCATCGGCGTGCTGACCGGCGCGGGCGTGAGCACCGACTCCGGCATTCCCGACTACCGCGGCGAGGGCGCGCCGGTGCGCAACCCGATGACCTTCAGCGCGTTCCAGTCGTCGGAGCGCGCCCGCAAGCGCTACTGGGCCGGCAGCCACCTCGGTTGGCGGAGCTTCGGCACCGCGACGCCGAATGCCGGCCACGGTGCCCTGGTCGACCTGGAGCTCGCCGGCCACGTGACCGGCGTCATCACGCAGAACGTCGACGGCCTGCACCATCGGGCGGGCAGCCGTCACGTGGTCGACCTGCACGGCAGCATGGACCGCGTGGTCTGCCTCGAGTGCGGGCAGCAGTACTCGCGCTTCGCGATCGCCGATCGGCTCGACGCGCTGAACCCGGCGTTCGCACGCCCGGGCGCGGTGCGCCTCGCACCCGACGGCGACGTCGAGGTCGACGACGTCGATGCGATCGTCGTGCCCGGGTGCGAGGTCTGCGGCGGCGTGCTGAAGCCCGACGTGGTGTTCTTCGGCGAGTTCGTGCCGACCGACGTGTTCCAGGCGGCGGCCTCGATCGTGCGCAGTTCCGACGTGCTCCTCGTCGCCGGCTCGTCGCTCGTGGTGAACTCCGGCATGCGCCTGCTCGAGCAGGCGCGGCGCGCCCGCATGCCGATCGTGGTCGTCAACCGCGGCATCACGAAGGGCGACAGCCGCGCCACCGTGAAGCTCGACGCCGGCACGACGGAGACGCTGCTCGCGTTCGCCCGTCACCTGATCGGCGACTGAGCGGATCCCCCGCGGCGCGTCAGCGCCCCGCGACCCGCCGGCCCGACGGCCGGCCGCCGGCGGAGCGCACGCGGGGGGCGCGACCGAGGCCCGGCAGGGTGAGCGCGCCCGTCGTCGGCACCGAGCGGGTGCGACGCCGGCGCCCCTCCCCCACGACCTCCCGCATCAGCGCGAGCAGCCGCTCGGCCGACCGCGCCCAGCTGTACGCATCGGCGCGTGCGACGGACGCCGCGGAGCGGCGCTCCCACTCCTCGGGGTCGTCGAGCGCGCGCACCTGGGCGGCGAGACCGTCGGGATCGTCGGCGCGGAAGTAGCGGGCCGCGTCGCCGCCGATCTCGCGGAAGATCGGGATGTCGCTGACCACGACCGGCGTGCCCACGCGCATCGCCTCGACGAGCGGGATGCCGAACCCCTCGGCCGAGGAGGCGTGCACGAGCGCGGTCGCTCCCGCCAGGAGCTCGCCGTACGCCGCGTCGGACACGCCGTCGTGGAAGACCAGGTGCGCCTGGGGCGCGAGTGCGGTGAGCCGCCGCCGCTCGGCGTCCCCGATGCGGCTGAGCAGGTGCAGCTCGTGGTGCGGCAGCCGTGCTGCGGCCCGCACCAGCGTGTCGACGCCCTTGTACGGCATGAACGAGCCCATGTAGAGCAGCCGGCCGCGGGTCGGCGCACGCCGCGGCAGTGCGACGTCCACGAGCGCGTCCGCGGCGTTGGGCACCACGGCCACCGGGCGCTCGGTGAGCGCATGCTCGGCGATGAGGGAGGCGGTCGTCTGCGACACGGTGACGACGGCGTCGGCGCGGTTCAGGAGCATCCGCTGCGGCCACCAGGCCAGGTGGTAGAGGCGCCAGAGCACCCGCACGAACGCCGGCAGGTCGCGCGGCGGGGTCGGGTGCTCGTAGTAGATCAGGTCGTGCAGCGTGAGCAGCAGCCGGTACCGGCGGCCCCACGAGCCCATCGTCTGCATGGGCGAGAAGACGATGTCGGGCTGCATCCGGTTGACCGTCCTCGCCACCAGCGGCTCGAGCACGCTCGTCGGAGAGCCGACGACCACCCACGGCAGGTCGGGCAGCAGTTCGAGCTGGCGCCGGTCGCTGATGAGCATGGTGACCGGATGCAGCTTCGCGAGCTCGGCCACGATGCCCGCGGTGAACCGGCTGATGCCGTCGTGACGGCCGATCCGGGTGTACCGGCAGTCGACGACGACCCTCACGCGGCACCGCCGCGGGCGGCGCGTGCGTCGAGCCCGGCGAGGAACGCCCGGATGAACCCGGCCGCCGCACCGGGCGTCTCGTAGTGGATCAGGTGCCCGACGCCGTCGATCACCCGCAGGCGGGCGTCGGGCAGCCGCTCGGCGAGCCGGTGCTGCGCCTCTACCGGCGTGATGTCGTCGCGGTCGGCGGCGACCAGCAGCACCGGGAGCGTGAGGCCGTCGACGTAGTCGGACACGTCGCTGCCGACGCTCGCGCGGAACGCCTCCAGGAGCATGTCGCGGTCGTGGAACACCGAGAAGTAGCGATCGTGCTGCCCGTGGATGAAGCGTCGCAGCCGACGGTCGCGCGTCTTGGCCATGCTCACGCTCATCACGCGCACGATCGCACGGTTGCGCAGCAGGGCGAAGCCGAGGCGCTGCGGCAGCGCGGCGGCGATGCGGTAGTAGGCGATCGCGCCCTTGGTGAGCACCGCCCGCGGGCCCTCGAGCGCGGGGGCGGAGATCGGGTTCACGAGCACGACGGCGGATGCCTCGAGCCCGCCCGACACCGCGGCGGCGACCACGATCGACCCGAACGAGTGGCCGAGCACCACCGGCGGCTCGTCGAGGCCGGCGTGGGCGACGAATGCGCGCAGCCACTCGGCGTAGCCCGCGATGTCGTGCGTGCCGGGCAGCGTGCCGGAGGCGCCGAAGCCGGGCAGGTCGGGCGAGAGCACGCGCACGCGGTCGAGCTGCGCCACGAGCGGCTCGAGGCCGTGGTGGTCGCCGCGGAAGCCGTGCACGAGCACGATGGTTCGCGGGGCGTCGGGGTCGCCGTAGTCCCACCAGCGCGTCACGGCGCCGCCGATCGTCGCGGAGCGGCGCCGGACCGGGATGCGCCGGAGCCCGGCGGCGTACGGCGAGTCGTCGGTCATCGCCCCCCAGTGTATTCGGGCGCGGAGGGCCCGGCGCGTCGCCCGCCACTCCGCTGTGGGTACCGCGGGATGTGGGTGCCCGCTCGTAGGGTGACGAACGTGGACACCCTGCGACGCACCTGGACCGATCGGCTGGCCGTGTTCGACCTCGAGACGACGGGCGTCGATCCGGAGACCTGCCGCATCGTCACCGCGCACCTCGGCGTGCTCGACGGCGACGGACACGTGGTGGGGGCGCACGACTGGCTGCTCGACCCGGGCGTTGACATCCCCGAGGAGGCCTCCGCGATCCACGGCGTGACGACGGCGCGCGCCCGCGCCGAGGGCATGCGCGCCCACGAGGGCGTCGCGCAGCTCATCGACGCGATCGCGCACCTGCTCGCGCAGGGCGTGCCGCTCGTGGCGTACAACGCCGCCTACGACCTGACCGTGCTCGACCGCGAGGCGAAGCGCTACGCCGTGCCGCCGCTGCACGCTCCGTCACCCGTCATCGACCCGTACGTCATCGACAAGGCGCTCGACCGGTACCGACGCGGCAAGCGCACGCTCTCGGTCACCGCCGCGCACTACGGCGTCGACCTGGACGCCGCCCACGAGGCCTGCGCCGACGCGGTCGCCGCCGGGCGGGTGGCGCTCGCCCTCGCAGACGCCTTCCCCGAGCTGCACGCCCTCGACGTCGACGAGCTGCACGCCCGGCAGGTCGGCTGGGCCCGCGACCAGGCCGCCGGCTACCAGGCCTGGCGCCGGGCGAACGGCAGCCCCGACTTCACGACCTCGGGCGCCTGGCCGAGCCGCTGAGCGCCGCCGCGCCATCGCGGTGCGCTCGGGGCCGGCCGTGCCCGCAGCCGGGCATGCCGAAGGGCCGGGCGGCCTTGACCGCCCGGCCCTTCGCGGCGTGACTACTTGCCGAAGTTCTTGAAGCGCTGGTTGAACTTCTCGACGCGGCCGGCCGAGTCGAGGATGCGCTGCTTGCCCGTGTAGAACGGGTGCGAGGCCGAGGAGATCTCGACGTCGATGACCGGGTAGGTGCTGCCGTCCTCCCACTCGATCGTCTTGTCGCTCGAGACGGTCGAACGGGTGAGGAACGTCGCACCCGACGAGAGGTCGCGGAAGACCACCGGAGCGTAGTCGGGGTGGATGTCAGTCTTCATCAGTGTTCCTTGCTGGTGGTGTGCGTGGATCTGCCGCCGGAACCGGCGGAGAAGCATGTGGGCCCTACGGGCCAGCTATCGATCTTAGCAGATCGCAGCCGGCACCGACGTCATTCGGCGCGTGCCCAGAAGCGGCCGTCGCGCTCCTCGAGCGCGATGCCCATGCCGAAGGTGCTCGAGAGGTGCTCGCCCGTGAGGGTCTCGCCGAGCGGGCCGGCCTGCACGACCTTGCCGTCGGCCAGCAGCAGGGCGTGGGTGAACCCGTTCGGGATCTCCTCGACGTGGTGGGTGACCATGACGATCGCCGGGGCGTTCGGCGAGCTCGCGTAGCCGCCCAGGAGCTCGACGAGCTCCTCGCGGGCGCCGAGGTCGAGGCTCGCGGCCGGCTCGTCGAGGAGGAGCAGTTCGGGGTCGGTCATGACGGCGCGCGCGATCTGCACGCGCTTCTGCTCGCCGTCGCTCAGGCTGCCGAAGCGGCGGTCGGCCAGGGCATCGAGCTTCCACTCGGCCAGCACGCGCTGCGCGCGCCGGGTGTCGATGTCCTCGTACTGCTCGTTCCAGCGGCCGGTGACCGAGTAGGCGGCGGTCAGCACGACGTCGAGCACGGTCTCGTTCTTCGGCACCTTGCGGGCCATCGCCGTCGAGGCGAAGCCGATCATCGGGCGGAGCTCGAACACGTCGACCTTGCCGAGGGTCTCCTGGAGGATCTCGGCGGTGCCCGACGACGGGTGCATCGCGGCGGCCGCGATCTGCAGCAGCGTGGTCTTCCCGGCTCCGTTCGGGCCGAGCACGACCCAGCGCTGGTCCGACTCCACCGTCCAGTCCACGTCGTCGAGGATGGTGTTGCCGTCGCGGACAACCGAGACGTCGGAGAGCTGCAGCACGGTGGTCGACATGCTCCAAGCCTATCCGGCGCCGACGGGTGGTCCGTGCCTGTCCACGACGCCCCGCGCGTCAGGCCGAGTGGCCGAGCACGTCCCGGTAGATCTCGCGCGTGCGCTCCGCGATCGCCGTCCAGTCGAAGTGCCGTTCGGCCCGCTCCCGGCCCGCACGCCCGAACTCGGCCGCACGTGCGGGGTCGTCGACCACCTCGGTGAGTGTCGCCGCGAGGTCGGCGACGAAGCGGTCGGGGTCGACCGGCGTGCCCGTGCCGTCGTCGACCTGCTCGATGGGGACGAGTCGGCCCGTCACGCCGTCGTCGACGACCTCGGGGATGCCGCCGGTCGCGGTGCCGACGACGGCGATGCCGCAGGCCATCGCCTCCAGGTTCACGATGCCGAGCGGCTCGTACACCGACGGGCAGACGAACGTGGTGCCCGCGCTCAGCACGGCCGCGAGCTCGGGCTGCGGCAGCAGGCGCTCGATCCAGACGACGCCCTCGCGCTCGGCGCGCAGCTCCTCGACGAGGCCCGTCACCTCGGCCATGATCTCGGGCGTGTCCGGCGCCCCGGCGCAGAGCACGAGCTGCACGTCGGCGGGCAGCGCGCGCGCGGCGCGCAGCAGGTACGGCAGGCCCTTCTGGCGGGTGATGCGGCCGACGAACACGACCGAGCGCCGGTCGGGGTCGATGCCCAGCGCGCGCACCGTGTCGGCGTCGTCCACCGGCGTCCAGCGCTGGAGGTCGATGCCGTTGTAGACGACCCGCACGTCGGCGGGGTCGAGCGACGGGTAGCTGCGCAGGATGTCGCGGCGCATCCCCTCGCTCACGGCGATCACCGCGTCGGCGGCCTCGAAGGCGGTGCGCTCGGCCCAGCTGGACACGCGGTACCCGCCGCCGAGCTGCTCCGCCTTCCACGGCCGGAGCGGCTCGAGGCTGTGCGCCGTGACGACGTGCGGCACGCCGTGCAGCAGTTTCGCGAGGTGGCCCGCGGAGTTGGCGTACCACGTGTGCGAGTGCACCACGTCGGCGCCCGCGGCGTCCTGGGCCATGGCGAGGTCGACGCCCAGCGTGCTGATCGCGGGGTTCGCGCCCTCCAGCCCGCCCGGCACCGCGTAGGCGTAGGTGTCGGGCTCGTCGCGGGGCGCGCCGAAGCAGCGCACGGTCACGTCGATGTCGCGCCGCAGGGCTCGGACGAGCTCGGCGACGTGCACGCCGGCGCCTCCGTAGACCTCCGGCGGATACTCACGGGTCATCAGGTCCACGCGCATGCGGCAACGCTAGCGCAGACACGGGGAGAAACCTCCCGTCAACCCGCTGCGGATCCGGCCGCGACGTGACTACGCTGGGGCCATGACGCCTCGGAAGATCTTCGGAATCGTCCTCGCGGGCGGCGAGGGGAAGCGGCTGATGCCGCTCACCGAGGACCGGGCCAAGCCGGCAGTGCCGTTCGGGGGCCAGTACCGGCTCATCGACTTCGCGCTGTCGAACCTGATCAACTCCGGCCTCACCCAGATCGTCGTCCTCACCCAGTACAAGTCGCACAGCCTCGACCGGCACGTGTCGCAGACGTGGCGGCTCAGCGGCCTGCTGAACTCATACGTCGCGTCCGTGCCCGCGCAGCAGCGGCTCGGCAAGCGATGGTTCTCGGGGTCCGCCGACGCGATCCTGCAGAGCCTCAACCTGATCCACGACGAGAACCCCGACATCATCGTGGTGGTCGGCGCCGACCACGTGTACCGCATGGACTTCGCCCAGATGATCGAGGCGCACGTCGAGTCGGGCCTCGACGCCACCGTTGCGGCCATCCGACAGCCCATCTCGCTCGCGGACCAGTTCGGCGTCATCGAGGTCGACGACGACAACCCCGCCCGCATCCAGCGGTTCCTCGAGAAGCCGAAGGACCCGGTCGGGCTCCCGGACGCCCCGCACGAGGTGCTCGCCTCGATGGGCAACTACGTGTTCAACGCCGACGCGCTGATCGACGCGGTGCTGCGCGACGGCGAGCTCACCGACTCGAACCACGACATGGGCGGCGACATCGTGCCCGCGTTCGTCTCGCAGGGCCGGGCCGGCGTCTACGACCTCCGGCGCAACTCCGTGCCGGGCTCGACCGATCGCGACCGGTACTACTGGCGCGACGTCGGCACCATCGACTCGTTCTTCGAGGCGCACCAGGACCTCATCTCGGTGCTGCCCGTCTTCAACCTGTACAACCGCGAATGGCCGATCTTCAGCCAGCAGCGCAACTCCCCGCCCGCCAAGTTCACCCGCGACGCCCGCGGCACCCTCGGCACCATGATCGACTCGATCGTCTCGCTCGGCTCGGTCATCTCGGGGGCCCACGTCGAGCGCAGCGTGCTCGGCCCGTGGGCGACGGTGGGCTCCGGGGCGCACGTGGCCGACTCGATCGTGTTCGACCGGGCGAGCATCGAGGCGGGGGCCACCGTGCGCCGCGCCATCCTCGACAAGGACGTCGTCGTGGAGGCGGGAGCGCAGGTCGGGGTCGATCCCGAGCTCGACCGCTCGCGCGGGTTCATCGTCACCCCGAGCGGCATCACGGTCGTGGGCAAGGGCTCACGGGTCCGGCGGGCGAACTGACGTGACCGGTGCTCCCCCGCGGCGTTCCGGCGCCGCGTTCCTCGTCGTGCTCGACGCGGACTCGACACTGCTCGAGGACGAGGCGATCGAACTGATCGCGGATGCCGCGGGCAGTCGCGCGCACGTCGCCCTGGTGACCGAGCGCGCCATGCGCGGCGAGCTCGACTTCTCGGAGAGCCTGCGCGAGCGCGTCGCGACCCTCGCCGGCCTGCCCGCCGCGGCGCTCGACGGCGTCCGCGCACAGGTGCGCGTGACGCCCGGGGCGCGCGAGCTGGTCGACGCCGTGCACGCCGCCGGCGGACGCGTCGGCGTGGTCTCCGGCGGCTTCCACGAGCTGCTCGACCCGATCGCCGACGACCTCGGCCTCGACTTCTGCCGGGCGAACCGCCTGGAGGTGGCG
This is a stretch of genomic DNA from Agromyces sp. SYSU T00194. It encodes these proteins:
- a CDS encoding SGNH/GDSL hydrolase family protein, which gives rise to MVTQQHPWSRYVAIGDSFTEGIGDPEPGVPGGHRGWADRVAEVLARGSDDFAYANLAIRGRLIQQIIDEQVEPALALRPDLITISAGGNDVIRPGTDPDEISSRFEYAIQRLGRDRATIVLFTGVDVGFSPVFRGIRGKVAIYNENLRSIAAAHDCIVADQWALHEIQDQRMWAPDRLHLNALGHHTVARMVLDALNVENDLEPMQPEPLELRRWRQARVEDLQWAREYLVPWVVRRIRHQSSGDLVAPKRPEAGPYSAGPPTAEPRAD
- a CDS encoding D-alanyl-D-alanine carboxypeptidase family protein yields the protein MPPSPRASRRVYRRRRIVVFGGLALFLAAVTAGGLYTANALNAEVPEVAAVVESPPFEAAPAAELDTPDVGAYAIGVLDDDGLLATSGETEPVPIASITKVVTALVVLDAKPLGADEQGPGIAYTAADVQIYWQSIAENGSTAPVVAGSTLTERQSLEAMMLPSANNYAKSLAIWAYGSEEAYLSAARAWLDAHGLDDTVVVDTSGLSPDSRSTPADLVELGRLALRHPALASIVAQESADLPAIGVVENTNRLLGTHGVDGIKTGTTDEAGACLLFSGDYEIGSRTVTLVGVALGAETHPELNAEIAGLLDTTAAGFHEVDVIDAGDEFAAYATAWGDRAVARADGEASVLVWSDTPITIEVDARPLALATDGADAGSLTVRAGDEVVEVPLALDGSLEDPGTWWRLSNPGGLDPQSARGSAVGGPAE
- a CDS encoding TrmH family RNA methyltransferase gives rise to the protein MRVQELTDTGHPLLADYTDLTDVALRSVREPAEGLYVAESAKVIRRAIRAGHRPRSVLLERKWLPDLEETLAPLDVDVLVAGSALVEQVTGYRVHRGALAAMHRPALADPAELLADARTVVVLEDIVDHTNVGAVFRSVAGLGADAVLVTPRCADPLYRRSVRVSMGTVFQVPWTRIGEWDTAREVFHAGGFELAALALADDAVGLRDYARHRPERVAILLGAEGDGLSRRALRAADRVVTIPMAHGVDSLNVAAAGAVALYALAAD
- a CDS encoding Sir2 family NAD-dependent protein deacetylase translates to MNASIEAQGVRDAGLDEALALLTGARIGVLTGAGVSTDSGIPDYRGEGAPVRNPMTFSAFQSSERARKRYWAGSHLGWRSFGTATPNAGHGALVDLELAGHVTGVITQNVDGLHHRAGSRHVVDLHGSMDRVVCLECGQQYSRFAIADRLDALNPAFARPGAVRLAPDGDVEVDDVDAIVVPGCEVCGGVLKPDVVFFGEFVPTDVFQAAASIVRSSDVLLVAGSSLVVNSGMRLLEQARRARMPIVVVNRGITKGDSRATVKLDAGTTETLLAFARHLIGD
- a CDS encoding glycosyltransferase family 4 protein — encoded protein: MRVVVDCRYTRIGRHDGISRFTAGIVAELAKLHPVTMLISDRRQLELLPDLPWVVVGSPTSVLEPLVARTVNRMQPDIVFSPMQTMGSWGRRYRLLLTLHDLIYYEHPTPPRDLPAFVRVLWRLYHLAWWPQRMLLNRADAVVTVSQTTASLIAEHALTERPVAVVPNAADALVDVALPRRAPTRGRLLYMGSFMPYKGVDTLVRAAARLPHHELHLLSRIGDAERRRLTALAPQAHLVFHDGVSDAAYGELLAGATALVHASSAEGFGIPLVEAMRVGTPVVVSDIPIFREIGGDAARYFRADDPDGLAAQVRALDDPEEWERRSAASVARADAYSWARSAERLLALMREVVGEGRRRRTRSVPTTGALTLPGLGRAPRVRSAGGRPSGRRVAGR
- a CDS encoding alpha/beta fold hydrolase codes for the protein MTDDSPYAAGLRRIPVRRRSATIGGAVTRWWDYGDPDAPRTIVLVHGFRGDHHGLEPLVAQLDRVRVLSPDLPGFGASGTLPGTHDIAGYAEWLRAFVAHAGLDEPPVVLGHSFGSIVVAAAVSGGLEASAVVLVNPISAPALEGPRAVLTKGAIAYYRIAAALPQRLGFALLRNRAIVRVMSVSMAKTRDRRLRRFIHGQHDRYFSVFHDRDMLLEAFRASVGSDVSDYVDGLTLPVLLVAADRDDITPVEAQHRLAERLPDARLRVIDGVGHLIHYETPGAAAGFIRAFLAGLDARAARGGAA
- a CDS encoding 3'-5' exonuclease, which encodes MDTLRRTWTDRLAVFDLETTGVDPETCRIVTAHLGVLDGDGHVVGAHDWLLDPGVDIPEEASAIHGVTTARARAEGMRAHEGVAQLIDAIAHLLAQGVPLVAYNAAYDLTVLDREAKRYAVPPLHAPSPVIDPYVIDKALDRYRRGKRTLSVTAAHYGVDLDAAHEACADAVAAGRVALALADAFPELHALDVDELHARQVGWARDQAAGYQAWRRANGSPDFTTSGAWPSR
- a CDS encoding type B 50S ribosomal protein L31, with the translated sequence MKTDIHPDYAPVVFRDLSSGATFLTRSTVSSDKTIEWEDGSTYPVIDVEISSASHPFYTGKQRILDSAGRVEKFNQRFKNFGK
- a CDS encoding ABC transporter ATP-binding protein produces the protein MSTTVLQLSDVSVVRDGNTILDDVDWTVESDQRWVVLGPNGAGKTTLLQIAAAAMHPSSGTAEILQETLGKVDVFELRPMIGFASTAMARKVPKNETVLDVVLTAAYSVTGRWNEQYEDIDTRRAQRVLAEWKLDALADRRFGSLSDGEQKRVQIARAVMTDPELLLLDEPAASLDLGAREELVELLGGYASSPNAPAIVMVTHHVEEIPNGFTHALLLADGKVVQAGPLGETLTGEHLSSTFGMGIALEERDGRFWARAE
- the glgA gene encoding glycogen synthase; translated protein: MRVDLMTREYPPEVYGGAGVHVAELVRALRRDIDVTVRCFGAPRDEPDTYAYAVPGGLEGANPAISTLGVDLAMAQDAAGADVVHSHTWYANSAGHLAKLLHGVPHVVTAHSLEPLRPWKAEQLGGGYRVSSWAERTAFEAADAVIAVSEGMRRDILRSYPSLDPADVRVVYNGIDLQRWTPVDDADTVRALGIDPDRRSVVFVGRITRQKGLPYLLRAARALPADVQLVLCAGAPDTPEIMAEVTGLVEELRAEREGVVWIERLLPQPELAAVLSAGTTFVCPSVYEPLGIVNLEAMACGIAVVGTATGGIPEVVDDGVTGRLVPIEQVDDGTGTPVDPDRFVADLAATLTEVVDDPARAAEFGRAGRERAERHFDWTAIAERTREIYRDVLGHSA
- the glgC gene encoding glucose-1-phosphate adenylyltransferase, encoding MTPRKIFGIVLAGGEGKRLMPLTEDRAKPAVPFGGQYRLIDFALSNLINSGLTQIVVLTQYKSHSLDRHVSQTWRLSGLLNSYVASVPAQQRLGKRWFSGSADAILQSLNLIHDENPDIIVVVGADHVYRMDFAQMIEAHVESGLDATVAAIRQPISLADQFGVIEVDDDNPARIQRFLEKPKDPVGLPDAPHEVLASMGNYVFNADALIDAVLRDGELTDSNHDMGGDIVPAFVSQGRAGVYDLRRNSVPGSTDRDRYYWRDVGTIDSFFEAHQDLISVLPVFNLYNREWPIFSQQRNSPPAKFTRDARGTLGTMIDSIVSLGSVISGAHVERSVLGPWATVGSGAHVADSIVFDRASIEAGATVRRAILDKDVVVEAGAQVGVDPELDRSRGFIVTPSGITVVGKGSRVRRAN
- the serB gene encoding phosphoserine phosphatase SerB, with product MTGAPPRRSGAAFLVVLDADSTLLEDEAIELIADAAGSRAHVALVTERAMRGELDFSESLRERVATLAGLPAAALDGVRAQVRVTPGARELVDAVHAAGGRVGVVSGGFHELLDPIADDLGLDFCRANRLEVADGALTGRVTGAIVDAHAKAEALREWAAASGLATDRTIAVGDGANDLEMMRAAALGVAFDAKPVVRRRADVAIDVRDLSTVLALAGLRG